A window from Electrophorus electricus isolate fEleEle1 chromosome 7, fEleEle1.pri, whole genome shotgun sequence encodes these proteins:
- the LOC113584681 gene encoding GTPase IMAP family member 4: MWPVYLLFCWEVPKGKFRFPLKPLASDVSAEVELQHNGAVFRRTINSVPTELRLVLVGRTGAGKSATGNNILGAKCFESETSMSSVTKQCQMESKMVQGRQLAVIDTPGWFDTSLSTEDVQDEVIKCLAMCDPGPHAFLLIIAITRFTDEQQKCIDLIKKFFQENFTDHTLIIFTHADLLNGEPIESFISRQDKKIQALVEQFGRRFLAFNNKDPEDNQSQVDQLLKKLDELLAKNNYCHFINKDMQAVHMAIGILEQNKKAVMDQEIKRVRQEVAKEAEHRREEINNTLMIEKQDIQRRSQHIQGKIKQINELIRKESERQRVNSQRLQHLQEFLDGESKKLTNLKEEQEMVVKEAEIQMEDLDAYIREEEEKREREVRENIQKEDGSKWYKNPFYFKMLKYLLVFLGGAGIGLGVAPLLGFLAPAAPAGLTAELTALLGPEVVAILTAAAAKVPPLVAVAVARASPLLAGQCSIQ; this comes from the exons tttTGCTGGGAGGTTCCGAAAGGTAAGTTTCGTTTTCCTCTGAAACCTCTAGCCAGCGACGTCTCAGCTGAGGTTGAGCTTCAGCACAACGGAGCTGTATTTCGAAG AACTATTAACTCTGTGCCAACTGAACTGCGATTGGTGCTGGTGGGCAGAACAGGGGCAGGGAAAAGTGCCACTGGAAATAACATTTTGGGTGCGAAATGTTTTGAAAGTGAAACTAGCATGAGCTCAGTGACTAAGCAATGCCAGATGGAATCTAAAATGGTCCAGGGGCGGCAGCTGGCAGTTATTGACACACCTGGCTGGTTTGACACGTCCCTCTCAACTGAAGATGTTCAAGATGAAGTGATAAAGTGTTTGGCCATGTGTGACCCTGGACCCCATGCATTTCTGCTTATCATAGCGATCACTCGCTTCACTGATGAGCAGCAGAAATGTATAGATTTGATTAAGAAGTTTTTCCAAGAGAACTTCACTGatcacacactcatcatttTCACCCATGCAGATCTGCTGAATGGTGAGCCAATTGAGAGTTTCATATCAAGACAGGACAAAAAAATCCAAGCTCTTGTTGAGCAATTTGGGAGGCGCTTCTTGGCCTTCAACAATAAAGACCCAGAAGATAACCAAAGCCAGGTGGACCAGCTCTTGAAGAAGCTGGATGAGTTGCTGGCAAAGAACAACTACTGTCACTTTATCAACAAGGACATGCAGGCAGTACATATGGCAATAGGCATATTGGAACAGAATAAAAAAGCAGTGATGGATCAGGAAAttaagagagtgagacaggaggTAGCGAAGGAAGCAGAGCATCGCAGGGAAGAGATCAATAATACCTTGATGATAGAAAAACAGGATATACAAAGACGCAGCCAGCACATCCAAGGCAAGATCAAGCAGATAAATGAACTCATaagaaaagagagtgaaagacagagagtgaattCCCAAAGACTGCAGCATCTGCAAGAGTTTCTGGATGGAGAAAGCAAGAAATTAACAAACctgaaggaggagcaggagatggTGGTAAAGGAAGCTGAAATACAAATGGAGGACCTGGACGCATATATTcgagaagaagaggagaagagagagagagaagtgagggaAAACATCCAAAAGGAAGATGGAAGCAAGTGGTATAAAAAtcctttttatttcaaaatgctGAAGTACCTTCTCGTTTTTTTGGGTGGAGCCGGAATAGGACTTGGGGTGGCACCTCTACTTGGATTTCTAGCTCCGGCAGCACCTGCAGGACTGACAGCAGAGTTGACTGCCCTGCTAGGGCCGGAGGTCGTAGCCATCctgacagcagcagctgcaAAAGTACCTCCCCTAGTGGCTGTGGCAGTTGCAAGGGCATCTCCTTTACTGGCCGGCCAGTGCTCTATTCAGTGA